One window of Jannaschia sp. CCS1 genomic DNA carries:
- the ccmB gene encoding heme exporter protein CcmB, whose protein sequence is MIGLLKRDLALALRAGGGFGLSLAFFLIFTALVPFGIGPDSARLSEIAAGLLWLGALLACLLSLDRIFQLDWEDGTLDLIATSPLPLEAAAALKALAHWLTTGLPLVAAAPLLGLLLNLPAPAYPWLIASLALGTPALSAIGTFGAALTVGIKRGGLLLSLLVLPLYVPTLIFGALAATRGAQGLDATTPLILTAGITLGACAVLPFAAAAALRVNLR, encoded by the coding sequence GTGATCGGCTTGCTGAAACGGGACCTCGCGCTTGCCCTGCGCGCGGGGGGCGGGTTCGGGCTGAGCCTCGCCTTCTTCCTGATCTTCACCGCGCTGGTGCCCTTCGGCATCGGGCCCGACTCTGCCCGCCTGTCTGAGATTGCGGCGGGTCTTCTCTGGCTCGGCGCGCTTTTGGCCTGCCTGCTCTCGCTTGACCGGATCTTTCAACTGGATTGGGAGGATGGCACGCTGGATCTCATCGCCACGTCCCCGCTGCCGCTGGAGGCCGCCGCTGCCCTGAAGGCCCTGGCCCATTGGCTCACCACCGGGCTGCCTCTGGTGGCCGCAGCACCTCTCCTGGGCCTCCTCCTGAACCTGCCCGCGCCCGCCTACCCCTGGCTGATCGCCTCGCTGGCCCTTGGCACACCGGCACTCTCCGCCATCGGCACCTTCGGCGCGGCGCTGACCGTGGGGATCAAGCGGGGCGGACTACTGCTGTCGCTTCTGGTGCTGCCGCTTTATGTGCCGACGCTGATCTTCGGGGCGCTGGCGGCGACACGCGGCGCCCAGGGCCTCGACGCCACGACGCCCCTGATCCTGACGGCGGGGATCACGCTGGGGGCCTGCGCCGTCCTGCCCTTTGCAGCCGCCGCCGCGCTCCGCGTCAATCTGCGCTAG
- a CDS encoding heme ABC transporter permease, whose translation MSSIWEYANPRRFMATSGAILPWVSALAALVLGVGLIWGFFFTPDDFRMGSTVKIIYIHVPAAIMATSAWFMMLVTSLIWVIRRHHVSALAAKAAAPIGLVFTLIGLFTGAVWGQPMWGTWWAWDPRLTSFLILFLFYLGYIALWEAVENPDAAADLTSVLCLVGTVFAVISRYAILFWNQGLHQGASLSMDAEENVADVFAYPLWTCIGGFFLLFVALVLYRTRTEIRARRLKALIAQEQMA comes from the coding sequence ATGTCCTCGATCTGGGAATACGCGAACCCGCGACGGTTCATGGCCACGTCCGGCGCGATCCTTCCCTGGGTCTCGGCGCTTGCCGCATTGGTCCTGGGTGTTGGTCTGATCTGGGGATTTTTCTTCACGCCCGATGACTTCCGCATGGGTTCCACCGTGAAGATCATCTACATCCATGTGCCCGCCGCGATCATGGCGACGTCCGCTTGGTTCATGATGCTGGTGACATCGCTGATCTGGGTGATCCGCCGCCATCACGTCAGCGCTCTGGCAGCAAAGGCCGCCGCGCCCATTGGTCTGGTCTTCACTCTGATCGGGCTGTTTACCGGCGCTGTCTGGGGGCAACCGATGTGGGGCACCTGGTGGGCCTGGGATCCGCGCCTGACCTCATTCCTGATCCTGTTCCTCTTTTATCTGGGCTACATCGCGCTGTGGGAGGCAGTTGAAAACCCCGATGCGGCAGCTGATCTGACCTCGGTCCTGTGCCTCGTGGGGACGGTCTTTGCCGTCATCTCGCGCTACGCGATCCTGTTCTGGAACCAGGGCCTGCATCAGGGCGCGTCGCTGAGCATGGACGCGGAGGAGAACGTGGCCGATGTCTTCGCCTATCCGCTGTGGACCTGTATCGGCGGGTTTTTCCTGCTGTTCGTGGCGCTGGTGCTGTACCGGACCAGAACCGAAATCCGCGCGCGCCGCCTCAAGGCGTTGATTGCGCAGGAGCAAATGGCCTGA
- the ccmD gene encoding heme exporter protein CcmD — protein MVDLGQYAGPVLAAYAGTIACLIGLVGASVMRARRVAQRLAEVEARKAAAGGKV, from the coding sequence ATGGTGGATCTGGGGCAATATGCGGGGCCGGTGCTGGCGGCCTATGCTGGCACGATTGCGTGCCTGATCGGGCTTGTGGGGGCGTCCGTCATGCGCGCCCGGCGTGTGGCACAGCGCTTGGCCGAGGTCGAGGCGCGCAAGGCCGCCGCGGGAGGCAAAGTATGA
- a CDS encoding DsbE family thiol:disulfide interchange protein, with protein MKVNWLMILPLALTAGFFGLAGWQLALNQDAQTSGVDTQSLPSAQQGAAAPPLDLETLAGTPLLTRDDLEGEDLVILNFFASWCPPCRAEHPTLTALAEAGVPLYGVNYRDRDVQALSFLEELGNPYDLIGTDPEARNGRDWGVVAMPETFFINSDGVVVLHFRGPIVRRSLENQVRPALTEAGYSLPDLAPLGAAETN; from the coding sequence ATGAAGGTCAATTGGTTGATGATCCTGCCTCTGGCCCTGACCGCCGGGTTCTTCGGTCTTGCGGGATGGCAGTTGGCACTCAACCAGGATGCCCAGACCAGCGGGGTCGATACGCAATCGCTGCCCTCTGCGCAGCAAGGGGCTGCCGCCCCGCCGCTGGATCTGGAGACGTTGGCTGGCACGCCGCTTTTGACCAGAGATGACTTGGAAGGAGAGGATCTTGTGATCCTCAACTTCTTCGCCTCCTGGTGTCCCCCGTGCCGGGCTGAACATCCGACGCTGACGGCGTTGGCCGAGGCCGGTGTGCCGCTTTATGGCGTGAACTACCGCGACCGTGACGTGCAGGCCCTGTCGTTTCTGGAAGAGTTGGGTAATCCCTACGATCTGATCGGCACCGACCCAGAGGCGCGCAACGGGCGCGACTGGGGAGTGGTGGCCATGCCCGAGACGTTCTTCATTAATTCCGACGGGGTCGTTGTGTTGCACTTTCGGGGCCCGATTGTGCGGCGATCCCTTGAAAACCAAGTTCGCCCCGCCCTGACCGAGGCGGGATATTCGCTGCCCGATCTGGCGCCGCTTGGTGCCGCGGAAACCAACTAA
- a CDS encoding MarR family winged helix-turn-helix transcriptional regulator, whose product MSMHAPLASPTQTGFLAGYLESLAMVERLHRLLLDVIKDEFERLGVLDINAVQALLLFNIGDNEVTAGELKSRGYYQGSNVSYNLKKLVDMGYMHHQKCEIDRRSVRVRLTEKGRHVRDTVDGLFERHSEGLEKQGVMSADGVDRLNHSLKRIERFWSDQIRYIY is encoded by the coding sequence ATGAGTATGCACGCGCCCCTTGCCTCGCCAACCCAGACCGGGTTTCTGGCAGGCTATCTGGAATCCCTTGCCATGGTGGAGCGCCTGCATCGGCTGCTGCTCGACGTGATCAAGGACGAATTTGAACGTTTGGGGGTGCTTGATATCAACGCCGTCCAGGCCCTGTTGCTGTTCAATATCGGCGACAATGAGGTGACGGCTGGCGAGTTGAAATCGCGCGGCTATTATCAGGGCTCCAACGTCAGCTACAACCTCAAGAAGCTGGTGGACATGGGCTATATGCATCACCAGAAGTGTGAGATTGACCGCCGCTCGGTTCGGGTGCGCCTGACCGAAAAGGGCCGCCATGTGCGCGACACCGTGGACGGTCTATTCGAGCGGCACTCGGAAGGTCTGGAGAAGCAGGGCGTGATGAGCGCGGATGGCGTGGACCGCCTGAACCACTCCCTCAAGCGGATAGAGCGGTTCTGGTCGGATCAGATTCGCTACATTTACTAA
- a CDS encoding succinate dehydrogenase assembly factor 2 encodes MSEPREIRLKRLRLRAWHRGIKEMDLILGGWADRNLSDATDADLDAFEAVMAEADHDLYQWISGQAEAPSELSAMVDRIGADMRPTLGRGA; translated from the coding sequence ATGAGCGAGCCGCGTGAGATCCGCCTGAAACGGCTGCGCCTGCGGGCGTGGCATCGGGGCATCAAGGAAATGGACCTGATCCTGGGCGGTTGGGCCGACCGGAACCTGTCGGACGCCACCGACGCCGATCTGGATGCGTTCGAGGCGGTGATGGCCGAGGCCGATCACGACCTTTATCAGTGGATTTCGGGTCAGGCGGAGGCCCCGTCGGAGTTGTCTGCGATGGTTGATCGCATCGGTGCGGACATGCGTCCCACGCTGGGTCGGGGCGCGTAG
- a CDS encoding helix-turn-helix domain-containing protein, whose protein sequence is MEDQAHDGTTWFDAETTTFGDRVTGAREAAGLSQPELAKRLGVRVKTIRAWEQDQSEPRANKLGTLAGILGVSMMWLLAGQGEGLDSPELSDPLDGDIEKILIDLRQMRQEQVSLAERMGLIEKRLRAALGNS, encoded by the coding sequence ATGGAAGACCAGGCACACGACGGGACCACATGGTTCGATGCAGAGACCACGACCTTCGGCGACCGCGTCACCGGCGCACGGGAAGCGGCGGGCCTGTCGCAGCCGGAATTGGCCAAGCGCCTGGGCGTGCGGGTCAAGACGATCCGCGCGTGGGAGCAGGACCAGTCTGAGCCGAGGGCCAATAAACTCGGCACCTTGGCGGGCATTCTGGGCGTGTCGATGATGTGGCTTCTGGCGGGGCAGGGCGAAGGGCTCGATAGCCCCGAGCTGTCCGATCCGCTGGATGGAGACATTGAGAAGATCCTGATCGACCTGCGTCAGATGCGGCAGGAGCAGGTGTCGCTGGCTGAGCGTATGGGGTTGATCGAGAAGCGCCTGCGCGCGGCGTTGGGCAATTCATGA
- a CDS encoding pyridoxal phosphate-dependent aminotransferase yields the protein MPFLSDTLARVKPSPTIAVTNLANELKAQGKDVIGLGAGEPDFDTPQNIKDAAQAAINAGKTKYTAVDGIVELKEAIVAKLKRDNDLSYQTSQVTVGTGGKQILYNALMATLNAGDEVIIPAPYWVSYPDMVLLAGGEPVFVEGPSQTGYKITAEQLEEAITPNTKWFIFNSPSNPTGAGYTAHELKQLTDVLLRHPHVWVMTDDMYEHLVYDDFQFATPAQVEPQLMGRTLTCNGVSKAYAMTGWRIGYAAGPDELIKAMRKVQSQSTSNPCSISQWAAVEALNGTQDFLAPNNETFKRRRNLVVEMLNAADGIDCPTPEGAFYVYPSIHGCIGKTSAGGTKIDTDETFAKALLEETGVAVVFGGAFGLSPAFRVSYATSDENLKEACTRIQTFCASLT from the coding sequence ATGCCCTTCCTTTCCGACACGCTTGCCCGGGTCAAACCTTCGCCCACGATTGCCGTCACCAACCTCGCCAATGAGCTGAAGGCTCAGGGCAAGGACGTGATCGGGCTGGGGGCCGGTGAGCCGGACTTCGACACGCCGCAAAACATCAAGGATGCCGCACAGGCGGCGATCAATGCGGGCAAGACGAAGTATACGGCCGTGGACGGTATTGTGGAGTTGAAAGAGGCCATCGTCGCAAAGCTCAAGCGCGATAATGACCTGTCGTATCAGACGTCTCAGGTGACCGTCGGCACCGGCGGCAAGCAGATCCTTTACAACGCGCTGATGGCGACGCTGAACGCGGGTGATGAAGTGATCATCCCCGCGCCCTATTGGGTGTCCTACCCCGATATGGTGCTGCTGGCCGGGGGGGAGCCGGTGTTCGTGGAAGGCCCAAGCCAGACCGGCTACAAGATCACGGCCGAGCAGTTGGAAGAGGCGATCACACCGAACACCAAATGGTTCATCTTCAATTCGCCCTCCAACCCCACCGGCGCGGGCTACACGGCCCATGAGTTGAAGCAGTTGACCGATGTTTTGCTGCGTCATCCGCATGTTTGGGTGATGACTGACGACATGTACGAACACCTCGTCTACGATGATTTCCAGTTCGCCACCCCCGCCCAGGTGGAACCGCAATTGATGGGCCGCACGCTGACCTGTAACGGCGTGTCCAAGGCCTATGCGATGACCGGCTGGCGTATCGGATATGCGGCAGGCCCCGATGAGTTGATCAAGGCGATGCGCAAGGTGCAGTCGCAATCCACGTCCAACCCCTGTTCGATCTCGCAATGGGCCGCTGTGGAGGCCCTGAACGGCACGCAAGACTTCCTCGCGCCCAATAACGAGACCTTCAAGCGCCGCCGCAACCTGGTGGTGGAAATGCTGAACGCGGCAGACGGCATTGATTGCCCGACGCCTGAAGGGGCCTTTTACGTCTACCCCTCCATCCACGGCTGCATCGGCAAAACCTCCGCCGGGGGCACCAAGATCGACACCGATGAGACGTTCGCCAAGGCGTTGTTGGAAGAGACCGGCGTAGCCGTCGTCTTCGGCGGCGCATTCGGCCTGTCGCCAGCGTTCCGCGTGTCCTACGCGACCTCGGACGAGAACCTGAAAGAGGCCTGCACGCGCATCCAGACGTTCTGCGCGTCCCTGACCTGA
- a CDS encoding TetR/AcrR family transcriptional regulator: protein MTNRLTPDDWIAAGFRALSESGPEALKAEALARRLQTTKGSFYWHFKDVPTFQSAMLDLWQDKAFSAIVAELEGIPAPIDKLRQLATIANDGAPDRFGGLLIEPAIRAWSLRDARAAAAVETIDTARIAYLANLMQAIGKPRSLAMLFYGAFVGLDDLQARGRPDTAGALSDLVERIIA, encoded by the coding sequence ATGACAAATCGCCTCACCCCCGATGATTGGATCGCCGCAGGCTTTCGCGCTCTGTCCGAAAGCGGACCAGAAGCCTTGAAGGCCGAGGCCCTGGCCCGGCGTTTGCAGACAACCAAGGGCAGTTTTTATTGGCACTTCAAGGACGTGCCCACGTTTCAGTCCGCGATGCTCGACCTTTGGCAGGACAAGGCCTTCTCCGCCATCGTGGCCGAGCTTGAGGGTATACCCGCGCCAATCGATAAGCTGCGTCAACTGGCTACGATTGCCAACGATGGTGCCCCGGATCGGTTTGGCGGTTTGCTGATCGAGCCCGCGATACGCGCCTGGTCGCTGAGGGACGCGCGGGCGGCGGCTGCTGTCGAGACTATCGACACAGCGAGGATCGCGTACCTGGCCAACCTGATGCAAGCCATTGGCAAACCGCGATCTCTTGCGATGCTGTTTTATGGTGCCTTTGTCGGGCTCGATGATCTGCAAGCGCGGGGACGTCCTGATACGGCGGGCGCGCTGAGTGATCTGGTGGAGAGGATCATCGCCTGA
- a CDS encoding carbohydrate ABC transporter permease, which produces MPRARLIDHLILILGCVLMLGPPALLLVKGFSPSALATLMEPVPPRPDLMQLLTTSLIIAVGVALVKTVTSLLAAFALVFFRVPGAGVLFALLLLPLFLPIESRIMPTMLVTDTMGLLNTYTGLILPVTATGLGTLILRQQLKQLPPEVIEAARLDGAGPWRVFCDFIVPLSLPIIAALLAFFFVLGWNQYLWPLIANPSAPERATVVSGITLLNVGSQASLTLAVVAMLPPLVVFAIAQRWIAKGLAPIRA; this is translated from the coding sequence ATGCCCCGCGCTCGCCTGATTGACCATCTGATCCTGATCCTCGGCTGCGTGCTAATGCTCGGGCCGCCCGCGCTGTTGCTGGTGAAGGGGTTTTCGCCATCGGCCCTTGCGACGCTCATGGAGCCGGTTCCGCCCAGACCCGACCTTATGCAACTGCTGACCACATCGTTGATCATCGCCGTGGGCGTCGCGCTGGTGAAGACCGTGACTTCGCTTCTGGCGGCCTTTGCGCTGGTGTTTTTTCGGGTTCCGGGGGCGGGTGTCCTGTTTGCCCTGCTGCTTCTGCCGCTCTTCCTGCCCATCGAATCGCGGATCATGCCGACCATGCTGGTGACCGACACTATGGGCCTCCTGAACACCTATACCGGGCTGATCCTGCCGGTGACCGCCACCGGCTTGGGCACGCTGATCCTGCGCCAACAACTCAAGCAGCTCCCACCGGAAGTGATCGAGGCCGCACGGCTGGACGGGGCGGGTCCTTGGCGGGTCTTTTGCGATTTCATCGTGCCCCTCAGCCTGCCGATCATTGCGGCGCTTCTGGCGTTCTTCTTCGTGCTGGGATGGAACCAGTACCTCTGGCCGCTGATCGCCAACCCCTCCGCGCCGGAGCGCGCCACCGTGGTCAGCGGCATCACGTTGCTGAACGTGGGATCCCAGGCCTCACTGACCCTTGCCGTCGTCGCGATGCTGCCGCCGCTGGTGGTCTTCGCCATTGCGCAGCGCTGGATTGCCAAGGGGCTCGCGCCGATCCGTGCCTGA
- a CDS encoding class I SAM-dependent methyltransferase — protein MTSQAAFWDKAASKYATSAISDMEGYRHTLERTRAHLRPTDRVLELGCGTASTALDLADDVAHVTASDISPAMVEIGQQKVAEAGAENITVVTSIAGDTDLAQGAPYDVVLALNLLHLLPN, from the coding sequence ATGACCTCTCAAGCCGCCTTCTGGGACAAAGCTGCGTCCAAATACGCCACATCCGCGATTTCCGACATGGAGGGGTATCGCCATACGCTTGAGCGGACGCGGGCCCACCTGCGTCCAACCGACCGGGTGCTGGAACTGGGATGCGGTACAGCCTCCACAGCGCTGGATCTGGCCGATGACGTGGCCCATGTCACGGCGAGTGATATCTCGCCCGCGATGGTGGAGATCGGGCAGCAGAAGGTGGCGGAGGCCGGGGCCGAGAACATCACTGTGGTGACGTCGATCGCGGGCGACACAGACCTTGCCCAAGGCGCGCCCTATGATGTGGTCCTTGCGCTCAACCTGTTGCATTTGCTCCCAAACTAG
- a CDS encoding DUF6314 family protein, with protein MRLDDLRGRWSVERVIEDHRADLTGRFEGEAIWSPDANGLVQTEVGVLHYGSASPMQATRRYLWRAQGEGIAVFFDDARPFHIVPAPGQEALHDCPPDTYRVRYAFTGLDAFTTVWHVTGPRKHMTLTTRFTCKPA; from the coding sequence ATGCGGCTGGACGACCTCAGGGGCCGTTGGAGCGTGGAGCGGGTGATCGAGGATCATCGCGCCGATCTGACCGGGCGGTTCGAGGGAGAGGCCATCTGGTCACCCGACGCAAACGGTCTGGTCCAGACCGAGGTTGGCGTGCTGCACTATGGCAGCGCGTCTCCGATGCAGGCCACGCGGCGCTACCTCTGGCGCGCGCAGGGCGAGGGGATCGCCGTCTTTTTTGACGACGCCCGCCCGTTCCACATCGTCCCTGCGCCGGGGCAGGAGGCGCTGCACGACTGCCCGCCTGACACCTACCGCGTGCGCTACGCTTTCACCGGCCTGGACGCCTTTACTACTGTCTGGCACGTCACCGGCCCGCGAAAGCACATGACCCTGACGACACGGTTTACCTGCAAACCAGCGTGA
- the purB gene encoding adenylosuccinate lyase, translating into MIPRYSRPEMVAIWEPATKFRIWYEIEAHACDAMADLGVIPRENAEAVWKARDVEFDVARIDEIEAVTKHDVIAFLTHLAEHVGAEEARFVHQGMTSSDVLDTCFNVQLVRAADTLLADLDKLLAALKRRAMEHKMTVRVGRSHGIHAEPTTMGLTFARFYAEMDRNRTRMAMARDEVATGAISGAVGTFANIDPAVEAHVCEKLGLSPEPISTQVIPRDRHAMFFATLGVIASSIENVATEIRHMQRTEVLEGAEFFSIGQKGSSAMPHKKNPVLTENLTGLARLVRMSVVPAMENVALWHERDISHSSVERAIGPDATVTLDFALNRLTGVVDKMLIFPDNMMDNMNKYPGLVMSQRVLLALTQAGVSREDAYAMVQRNALKVWEERTDFREELLADTEVVAALGVDGIDEKFDLGYHTKHVDTIFARVFGD; encoded by the coding sequence ATGATCCCCCGCTATTCCCGCCCCGAAATGGTCGCCATTTGGGAACCCGCCACCAAGTTCCGCATCTGGTACGAGATCGAGGCCCATGCCTGTGACGCGATGGCCGATCTGGGCGTGATCCCGCGTGAGAATGCCGAGGCCGTTTGGAAAGCCCGCGACGTCGAATTTGACGTGGCCCGTATTGATGAGATCGAGGCCGTCACCAAGCATGACGTGATCGCCTTCCTTACCCATCTGGCCGAACATGTGGGGGCGGAAGAAGCCCGTTTCGTCCATCAGGGCATGACGTCCTCGGACGTGCTGGACACCTGCTTCAACGTCCAACTGGTGCGCGCGGCCGATACCCTTCTGGCGGATCTGGACAAGCTGCTGGCCGCGCTGAAACGGCGCGCGATGGAGCATAAGATGACCGTGCGCGTGGGCCGGTCCCACGGCATCCATGCAGAGCCCACGACAATGGGCCTGACGTTTGCGCGCTTCTATGCGGAGATGGATCGCAATCGCACGCGCATGGCCATGGCCCGCGATGAGGTCGCAACCGGCGCGATCTCCGGTGCGGTGGGGACATTCGCCAATATCGACCCGGCGGTGGAGGCCCATGTCTGCGAAAAACTTGGCCTGTCGCCGGAGCCGATTTCCACCCAGGTCATCCCCCGCGACCGCCACGCGATGTTCTTCGCAACCCTGGGCGTGATCGCATCGTCGATTGAAAACGTCGCCACGGAAATCCGCCATATGCAGCGCACGGAGGTGCTGGAGGGCGCGGAGTTCTTCTCCATCGGGCAGAAGGGCTCCTCCGCGATGCCCCATAAGAAAAACCCGGTTCTGACGGAGAACCTGACCGGGCTGGCGCGTCTGGTGCGCATGTCTGTTGTGCCCGCGATGGAGAATGTGGCGCTCTGGCATGAGCGGGATATCTCTCATTCGTCGGTGGAGCGCGCGATTGGGCCCGATGCCACGGTGACCCTTGATTTCGCGTTGAACCGCCTGACGGGTGTCGTGGACAAGATGCTGATCTTCCCCGACAACATGATGGACAACATGAACAAATATCCCGGCCTGGTGATGTCCCAGCGGGTGCTTCTGGCCCTGACGCAGGCGGGCGTGTCGCGCGAGGATGCATACGCCATGGTGCAGCGTAACGCTTTGAAAGTCTGGGAGGAGCGGACGGATTTTCGTGAGGAATTGCTGGCCGATACGGAGGTTGTTGCAGCGCTTGGCGTCGACGGGATCGACGAGAAATTCGACCTCGGCTACCACACCAAACACGTCGATACGATCTTCGCGCGGGTTTTCGGAGACTGA
- a CDS encoding FliG C-terminal domain-containing protein: MDMLRDADGGFAAMTLDSETPGATTARAMKDVTPRRMGPQQKAAVIVRLLLGQGVSPGVQRLAPHHQTRLAHVISQLEAVDRQTLLEVVKEFTQRIDNLALSFPSGLDETLDLLEPHLGEGALSALRLAAERSDGQDPWVRIAKQPVTRLAPLLESESAEVCAVLLSKLTVAKAAELLSELPEDRGQILAHTVALTETITPDLVERIGVHIAQVLESVPAQAFPKTAAERVGAILNSTPQAARDKMLEGLNTRDAPFAKEVRKSIFSFAHIPMRVEPTDVPIIVRKADAKSITVAFAAGLSTAPLSVEFMLENMSKRLAEQMRDDAEGLGTPKPEEGEAAMADLIRTIRDLEASGDLQLLPPVD; encoded by the coding sequence ATGGACATGCTGCGCGATGCTGACGGTGGCTTTGCCGCGATGACGCTGGACTCGGAGACACCGGGCGCGACCACGGCGCGGGCCATGAAAGATGTGACCCCGCGCCGGATGGGACCACAACAAAAGGCCGCCGTGATTGTGCGATTGCTGCTGGGTCAGGGCGTGTCGCCGGGGGTTCAGCGCCTGGCCCCGCATCACCAGACCCGACTGGCCCACGTGATTTCACAACTTGAAGCGGTGGATCGTCAGACCCTGCTGGAGGTTGTGAAGGAATTCACCCAACGCATCGACAACCTCGCCCTCAGCTTTCCCAGCGGTCTGGACGAAACCCTTGATCTGCTGGAGCCTCATCTGGGCGAAGGGGCGTTGAGCGCGCTGCGGCTGGCCGCTGAACGCAGCGACGGACAAGACCCCTGGGTTCGGATTGCCAAGCAACCGGTGACCCGCCTCGCGCCGCTTTTGGAAAGCGAAAGCGCCGAGGTTTGCGCGGTGCTGCTGTCAAAGCTGACAGTCGCCAAAGCGGCAGAGCTTCTGTCGGAACTGCCTGAGGATCGCGGCCAGATCCTGGCCCACACCGTGGCCCTTACCGAAACGATCACACCGGACCTGGTGGAACGCATCGGGGTCCACATCGCACAGGTGCTGGAATCGGTTCCTGCCCAGGCCTTCCCGAAAACCGCGGCCGAGCGGGTCGGGGCAATCCTGAACTCCACACCGCAGGCCGCGCGCGACAAGATGCTGGAAGGTCTGAACACTCGCGACGCGCCTTTCGCCAAGGAAGTGCGCAAATCGATCTTCTCCTTCGCACATATTCCGATGCGGGTGGAGCCGACGGACGTGCCGATCATCGTGCGCAAGGCGGATGCGAAATCCATCACGGTGGCCTTCGCCGCCGGCCTCTCCACCGCGCCGCTATCCGTTGAATTCATGTTGGAAAACATGTCCAAGCGCCTCGCGGAGCAGATGCGGGACGATGCGGAAGGCCTGGGCACGCCCAAGCCAGAGGAAGGGGAAGCGGCGATGGCGGATCTGATCCGCACCATCCGCGATCTTGAGGCCAGCGGTGATCTGCAACTTCTGCCGCCCGTGGACTAG
- a CDS encoding ligase-associated DNA damage response exonuclease — MVLEFTERGIYCPAADAYIDPWRPVPRALITHGHSDHARPGHGAYLATEGSAPVMRHRLGDIQMETTAYGVTHQIGDARISFHPAGHVPGSAQIRVEVGGEVWVASGDYKTINDGLSEPFEPVRCDTFITESTFGLPIYDWPAQHALARDLNDWWATCVADGKRAVLGVYALGKAQRIMRLLDPAIGPILTHGAVEATNRVLRGQGISLPDTVPVVDGVDGKSHPNAIVLAPPSALGTTWMKRFGAVSTGFASGWMRLRGVRRRRAADRGFVVSDHADWKGLNAAIAATEADRVFVTHGYTAQFSQWLGEQGYQAGIVETEFGGEDLDEAEETAA; from the coding sequence ATGGTTCTGGAATTCACCGAACGCGGCATCTATTGCCCCGCAGCTGACGCCTATATTGACCCTTGGCGCCCGGTGCCTCGGGCCTTGATCACACATGGTCATTCTGATCACGCGCGACCTGGCCACGGGGCTTATCTGGCGACCGAGGGCTCCGCGCCCGTCATGCGTCACCGCCTGGGCGATATCCAGATGGAGACGACCGCTTACGGCGTCACCCACCAGATCGGCGATGCCCGGATCAGCTTTCACCCGGCAGGCCACGTGCCCGGCTCCGCGCAGATCCGCGTCGAAGTGGGCGGGGAGGTCTGGGTCGCTTCCGGTGACTACAAGACCATCAACGATGGCCTGTCTGAGCCGTTTGAGCCGGTGCGCTGCGACACGTTTATCACCGAATCCACCTTCGGCCTGCCGATCTATGATTGGCCCGCGCAGCACGCCCTCGCCCGCGATCTCAACGACTGGTGGGCGACATGCGTGGCGGATGGAAAACGCGCCGTCCTCGGCGTCTATGCCCTTGGAAAAGCCCAACGGATCATGCGCCTGCTGGATCCGGCCATTGGCCCGATCCTGACCCACGGCGCGGTGGAGGCAACCAACCGCGTTTTGCGCGGACAAGGCATCAGCCTGCCCGATACGGTGCCCGTCGTGGACGGCGTTGATGGCAAATCTCACCCCAACGCCATTGTGCTCGCCCCGCCCTCCGCCCTCGGAACCACATGGATGAAGCGTTTTGGCGCGGTCTCCACCGGTTTCGCCTCGGGCTGGATGCGCCTGCGCGGTGTGCGCCGCAGGCGCGCGGCGGATCGGGGCTTCGTGGTCAGCGACCATGCCGATTGGAAGGGTTTGAACGCAGCCATCGCGGCGACCGAGGCCGACCGGGTCTTCGTAACCCACGGCTACACCGCGCAATTTTCCCAATGGCTTGGTGAGCAAGGCTATCAGGCGGGTATCGTCGAGACGGAATTTGGCGGAGAGGACCTTGATGAGGCCGAGGAGACGGCGGCATGA